In Halogeometricum sp. S1BR25-6, a single genomic region encodes these proteins:
- the minD gene encoding cell division ATPase MinD: MLDVGESERLDMGRVYAVVSAKGGVGKTTTTTNLAAALAASGADVAVVDGDLGMANLAGSLGVDSGGATLHDVLAGEADLADATREGPHGMTVIPGSPDLDAFARADPEGLRGVLDALRAQYDYVLLDTGAGLSNDTVVPLTYVDEALLVSTTGRDALGDTEKTRQVAERLGIHVAGAVITRAEPDSPQNAAVGETLKTTVLSSIPRSDVVRDAGDAGEPLTTYAPGSSAAAAYRALAADLTGESVRTRGADEADEAGEADDTDATDKTDETDGDDAPDASSEEEPLVAVDVSGGATPTREDADDDGDAAADDDPLIETADPDEMVEEGGTDAIDTDDANGDSTEDREETSEANVAADDDVLGADADDADANVAGEAPDPDADADVDADAGAGTGGAESGGDGDAAEADGEEGVYTTSLTDEDEDDEKKEKKGLFGRFLG; encoded by the coding sequence ATGCTCGACGTGGGAGAGTCCGAACGATTAGATATGGGACGGGTGTACGCAGTCGTCAGTGCGAAGGGGGGCGTGGGGAAGACCACGACGACGACCAACCTCGCGGCGGCCTTAGCCGCCTCGGGGGCGGACGTGGCCGTCGTCGACGGCGACCTCGGGATGGCGAACCTCGCCGGGTCGCTGGGCGTCGACTCCGGGGGAGCGACGCTCCACGACGTGCTCGCGGGCGAGGCCGACCTCGCGGACGCGACACGCGAGGGACCGCACGGGATGACCGTGATTCCGGGGTCGCCGGACCTTGACGCGTTCGCCCGCGCGGACCCCGAGGGCCTGCGTGGCGTACTCGACGCCCTGAGAGCGCAGTACGACTACGTGCTGCTCGACACGGGCGCCGGACTCAGCAACGACACCGTCGTCCCCCTCACGTACGTCGACGAGGCGCTGCTCGTCTCGACCACCGGTCGGGACGCTCTCGGCGACACCGAGAAGACGCGGCAGGTCGCAGAGCGCCTCGGCATCCACGTCGCGGGCGCGGTCATCACCCGCGCCGAACCGGATAGCCCGCAGAACGCCGCGGTCGGGGAGACGTTGAAGACGACGGTGCTCTCTTCGATTCCGCGTTCGGACGTGGTTCGGGACGCCGGCGACGCGGGCGAACCGCTCACGACGTACGCGCCCGGCAGTTCCGCCGCGGCGGCCTACCGCGCCCTGGCGGCCGACCTGACGGGGGAGTCGGTCCGAACGCGCGGCGCGGACGAGGCGGATGAGGCGGGCGAAGCGGACGACACGGACGCGACGGACAAAACAGACGAAACGGACGGCGACGACGCGCCCGACGCGTCATCCGAGGAGGAACCGCTCGTCGCGGTGGACGTGAGCGGGGGGGCGACTCCGACCCGGGAGGACGCCGACGACGACGGCGACGCGGCCGCGGACGACGACCCCCTCATCGAGACGGCGGACCCCGACGAGATGGTCGAGGAGGGCGGGACGGACGCCATCGACACCGACGACGCGAACGGCGACTCGACGGAGGACAGAGAAGAGACGAGCGAAGCGAACGTGGCCGCGGACGACGATGTTCTCGGCGCCGACGCGGACGACGCCGACGCGAACGTCGCCGGGGAGGCCCCCGACCCCGACGCCGACGCCGATGTCGACGCTGATGCGGGTGCCGGTACCGGCGGCGCCGAGAGCGGGGGCGACGGCGACGCGGCCGAGGCGGACGGCGAGGAGGGCGTCTACACCACCTCGCTGACCGACGAGGACGAGGACGACGAGAAGAAGGAGAAGAAGGGACTGTTCGGTCGCTTCCTCGGGTGA
- a CDS encoding Brp/Blh family beta-carotene 15,15'-dioxygenase — translation MGGGAVAVTTSIAGPVRRRLARTVFPLPWAALAAAIVASLLGFALDGPARYAPLLLSVVVLGLPHGALDHLTLPRARGARPTSRSLAAVGALYLVLGGLYAAGWFLAPAAAFVAFLALTWVHWGQGDVYSLVALSRETHLRTRGQRLLAAAVRGGIPMVVPLVGFPETYRAVAATTAGLFVSGASFAWLLAPSVRLVAGGAVALLTVASLLLGRARADDSASRDAWRLDAGESLLLWAFFLAVPPLVAIGLYFALWHSLRHLARLAALDPSLSPALRRGRPLSVVVGLGRDALPLTLGAVILLAGLAAAVPAGVGSVDAVASVSLVLLAVLTLPHVVVVSCLDRVQGLW, via the coding sequence GTGGGTGGTGGCGCGGTGGCGGTGACGACGTCCATCGCCGGCCCGGTCCGCCGGCGTCTCGCCCGTACCGTGTTTCCCCTCCCGTGGGCCGCCCTCGCCGCCGCAATCGTCGCGTCGCTGCTCGGCTTCGCCCTCGACGGCCCGGCGCGGTACGCGCCGCTGCTGCTCTCGGTCGTCGTGCTCGGACTGCCGCACGGGGCGCTCGACCACCTGACGCTCCCGCGCGCCCGCGGCGCGCGCCCGACCTCCCGCTCGCTCGCCGCGGTCGGCGCGCTGTATCTCGTCCTCGGCGGCCTCTACGCCGCGGGGTGGTTCCTCGCTCCCGCGGCCGCCTTCGTCGCCTTTCTCGCGCTCACGTGGGTCCACTGGGGGCAGGGCGACGTCTACTCGCTCGTCGCCCTCTCCCGGGAGACGCACCTGCGAACGCGCGGGCAGCGTCTCCTCGCGGCCGCCGTCCGCGGCGGGATTCCGATGGTGGTCCCCCTCGTCGGCTTCCCCGAAACGTACCGGGCCGTCGCGGCGACGACGGCGGGACTGTTCGTCTCGGGGGCGTCGTTCGCGTGGCTTCTCGCCCCGTCGGTTCGCCTCGTCGCCGGGGGAGCGGTAGCGCTTCTGACCGTCGCCTCGCTGTTGCTCGGCCGCGCGCGCGCCGACGACTCCGCGTCGCGCGACGCGTGGCGACTCGACGCCGGCGAGTCGCTCCTGCTGTGGGCGTTCTTCCTCGCGGTTCCGCCGCTCGTCGCCATCGGACTCTACTTCGCGCTGTGGCACTCGCTGCGACATCTGGCGCGACTCGCGGCCCTCGACCCGTCGCTCTCGCCCGCCCTCCGCCGCGGACGCCCGCTCTCCGTGGTCGTCGGCCTCGGTCGCGACGCCCTCCCGCTGACTCTCGGGGCGGTGATACTTCTGGCCGGCCTCGCGGCGGCCGTGCCGGCGGGCGTCGGGAGCGTCGACGCCGTCGCGTCCGTCTCCCTCGTCCTTCTCGCCGTGCTCACCCTCCCGCACGTCGTCGTCGTCTCCTGTCTGGACCGGGTGCAGGGGCTCTGGTGA
- a CDS encoding DUF7344 domain-containing protein, protein MTDSRPEQTSAPPSESGSALDSPPQDACYDVLADRRRRYAVESLGECQTPMAVADLADEVAAREHAAPLADVSDEERERVLISLHHLHLPKLADWEVVEYARERGNVSLTPEGERVRAFLDDVTDVLL, encoded by the coding sequence ATGACCGATAGTCGACCGGAACAGACGAGTGCGCCGCCCTCCGAGTCCGGTTCGGCGCTCGACTCGCCCCCGCAGGACGCATGTTACGACGTGCTCGCGGACCGACGCCGTCGGTACGCCGTCGAGTCGCTCGGCGAGTGCCAGACGCCGATGGCGGTCGCGGACCTGGCGGACGAAGTCGCGGCGCGGGAACACGCCGCTCCGCTCGCGGACGTCTCCGACGAAGAGCGAGAGCGCGTTTTGATATCGCTGCACCATCTTCACCTTCCGAAACTGGCGGACTGGGAGGTCGTCGAGTACGCCCGGGAACGGGGAAATGTCTCGCTCACGCCGGAGGGCGAGCGCGTCCGGGCGTTCCTCGACGACGTGACGGACGTCCTGCTGTGA
- a CDS encoding DUF6276 family protein, with protein MESCSVCDEPLARARVPTDLREYVDGAPGVGLCPVCLRTEPVADPPDADEFDAAGEYFPRGDGGVALALALGLLDSLALNRPAVQSLVERAEREGADVLLTLDRLAEDGSLDPHFDVERRRSQVEGFL; from the coding sequence ATGGAATCCTGTTCAGTCTGCGACGAACCGCTCGCCCGCGCCCGCGTTCCGACCGACCTCCGCGAGTACGTCGACGGCGCGCCCGGCGTCGGCCTCTGTCCCGTCTGCCTGCGAACCGAACCGGTCGCGGACCCGCCCGACGCCGACGAGTTCGACGCGGCGGGCGAGTACTTCCCGAGAGGTGACGGCGGCGTTGCTCTCGCACTCGCACTCGGACTGCTCGACTCGCTGGCGCTCAACCGTCCGGCCGTCCAGTCGCTCGTCGAACGGGCCGAACGGGAGGGGGCGGACGTCCTCCTGACGCTCGACCGACTCGCCGAGGACGGGTCGCTGGACCCGCACTTCGACGTCGAACGCCGGCGGTCGCAGGTCGAGGGGTTCCTCTAA
- a CDS encoding V-type ATP synthase subunit D yields the protein MAEDVKPTRKNLMAIEDRIELSERGHDTLEQKRDGLIMEFMDILDQAQDVRSELNGNYETAQSKINMARAMEGDVAVRGAAAALKEHPEITTQSKNIMGVVVPQIESSRVKKSLDQRGYGLLGSSARIDEAADAYEDLLESIILAAEVETAMKKMLKEIETTKRRVNALEFKLLPDLYENKEYIEQKLEEQEREEIFRLKKIKAKKEEEEKAEREEAEQNETSVAESVPADD from the coding sequence ATGGCCGAAGACGTCAAACCGACTCGCAAGAACCTGATGGCGATCGAGGACCGCATCGAACTCTCCGAGCGGGGCCACGACACGCTCGAACAGAAGCGAGACGGTCTCATCATGGAGTTCATGGACATCCTGGACCAGGCGCAGGACGTCCGTTCGGAACTCAACGGCAACTACGAGACGGCCCAATCGAAGATCAACATGGCCCGCGCGATGGAGGGCGACGTGGCCGTCCGCGGCGCCGCCGCGGCGCTGAAAGAGCACCCCGAGATCACGACGCAGTCGAAGAACATCATGGGCGTCGTCGTCCCGCAGATAGAATCTTCGCGTGTGAAGAAGTCGCTCGACCAGCGCGGGTACGGCCTGCTCGGTTCCTCGGCCCGCATCGACGAGGCGGCCGACGCCTACGAGGACCTCCTCGAATCCATCATCCTCGCCGCCGAGGTGGAGACGGCGATGAAGAAGATGCTCAAGGAGATAGAGACGACGAAGCGCCGCGTCAACGCCCTGGAGTTCAAACTCCTGCCCGACCTCTACGAGAACAAGGAGTACATCGAGCAGAAACTCGAAGAGCAGGAGCGCGAGGAGATATTCCGCCTGAAGAAGATCAAGGCGAAGAAGGAAGAAGAGGAGAAGGCCGAACGCGAGGAAGCCGAACAGAACGAGACGTCCGTCGCCGAGAGCGTCCCCGCGGACGACTGA
- a CDS encoding TrmB family transcriptional regulator, protein MPNESAAADALIQLGLTEYEAKCFVALTRISRGTAKEISRLSEVPRSRVYDTVERLHQRGLVDVQQSEPRRYRAVSTDDALERLRRDYDDSIEAAADAFETVESAETQEDKGMWAISDSDHVSDRMETLLDEATEHVHFLLADKTTLQDGVADRLAAACDRGVTVVVEVPSERAAEDIRETVPGARVEISEGLRETHRVVEKWPGQLMMVDHKAVLASGVEKSDLPGITKETAVWSNGHNHGFAAWIRELLYDRIDETALPE, encoded by the coding sequence GTGCCCAACGAAAGTGCTGCCGCCGACGCGTTGATCCAACTGGGATTGACCGAGTACGAGGCGAAGTGCTTCGTCGCGCTCACCCGGATCAGTCGGGGGACCGCCAAAGAGATCAGTCGACTGTCCGAGGTTCCCCGCTCTCGGGTGTACGATACGGTCGAACGGCTTCACCAGCGGGGGCTGGTGGACGTACAGCAATCGGAACCGCGGCGGTACCGGGCCGTCTCGACGGACGACGCGCTGGAGCGGTTGCGCCGGGACTACGACGACAGCATCGAAGCGGCGGCGGACGCCTTCGAGACCGTCGAATCGGCGGAGACGCAGGAGGACAAGGGGATGTGGGCGATTTCGGACAGCGACCACGTGAGCGACCGGATGGAGACACTCCTCGACGAGGCGACGGAACACGTGCACTTCCTCCTCGCGGACAAGACGACGCTACAGGACGGCGTGGCCGACCGACTGGCGGCGGCCTGCGACCGGGGCGTGACCGTCGTCGTGGAAGTGCCGTCCGAACGCGCGGCGGAGGACATCCGAGAAACGGTTCCCGGCGCTCGCGTCGAGATATCGGAGGGGCTGCGGGAGACGCACCGAGTCGTCGAGAAGTGGCCGGGGCAGTTGATGATGGTAGACCACAAGGCGGTTCTGGCGAGCGGCGTCGAAAAGAGCGATTTACCGGGTATCACGAAGGAGACGGCGGTGTGGTCCAACGGACACAACCACGGGTTCGCGGCGTGGATACGCGAACTACTCTACGACAGAATCGACGAAACCGCGCTCCCCGAGTGA
- a CDS encoding lycopene cyclase domain-containing protein, translating to MTARLTYLGFHAVFVLPPLAVLGLVVYRRRDRIAARDWRVRAVGAAVLAAIALVYTTPWDNYLIARGVWWYGEGTVAATLWRAPVEEYLFFVLQPVVVALWLYALPAPAGSVATDGRAATNGETVTDGGATTADESARGGTPATTRRSATTVGVTVRDRLLGVAAGLAVGVVGVACLLAGDGTYYLGAILAWAAPVFALQWGFGWPYLWRVRRTLAAAVGVPTLYFWVADAAALGLGVWHISPAHTVGLAVAGLPLEEATFFLVTNLFVVQGLLLFLWVVARWR from the coding sequence GTGACGGCGAGACTCACGTACCTCGGCTTCCACGCCGTGTTCGTTCTCCCACCGCTCGCGGTCCTCGGACTCGTCGTCTACCGCCGCCGCGACCGAATCGCCGCCCGCGACTGGCGGGTCCGAGCGGTCGGCGCGGCCGTCCTCGCCGCCATCGCCCTCGTCTACACGACGCCGTGGGACAACTACCTCATCGCCCGCGGCGTCTGGTGGTACGGCGAGGGGACCGTCGCGGCGACGCTGTGGCGCGCGCCCGTCGAGGAGTACCTGTTCTTCGTCCTCCAACCCGTCGTCGTCGCCCTCTGGCTGTACGCCCTCCCGGCACCCGCTGGTTCCGTGGCGACGGACGGGAGAGCGGCGACGAACGGAGAAACCGTGACGGACGGGGGAGCGACGACTGCGGACGAGTCGGCGCGGGGCGGGACGCCGGCGACGACCCGGAGGTCGGCGACGACGGTCGGCGTGACGGTCCGCGACCGACTCCTCGGCGTCGCCGCCGGTCTCGCCGTCGGCGTCGTCGGCGTCGCCTGCCTCCTCGCCGGCGACGGGACGTACTACCTCGGCGCCATCCTCGCGTGGGCGGCCCCCGTGTTCGCCCTCCAGTGGGGGTTCGGGTGGCCGTATCTGTGGCGGGTCCGGCGGACGCTCGCGGCGGCCGTCGGAGTCCCGACGCTGTACTTCTGGGTCGCCGACGCGGCGGCGCTCGGACTCGGCGTTTGGCACATCTCGCCGGCGCACACCGTCGGTCTCGCCGTCGCCGGCCTTCCCCTCGAAGAGGCGACGTTCTTCCTCGTGACGAACCTGTTCGTCGTGCAGGGGCTGCTCCTGTTCCTGTGGGTGGTGGCGCGGTGGCGGTGA
- a CDS encoding DUF120 domain-containing protein: protein MSESVLTAVGYDELAALKFVALEGGRAGPAKVSCSGLADRLDASTQTASRRLQRLDEAGFLDRDVGSDGQWVSLTEEGEAALRREYADYRRIFDDGDADTVELGGTVTSGMGEGRHYISLPGYMEQFEERLGYEPFAGTLNVELDEESVRRRAAMASLDAVGIDGWEDDDRTFGPATCYVATVEYGEESFAPAHIIVPERTHHDESKAEIIAPNKLRDELGLEDGDDVTVVVEAA from the coding sequence ATGTCCGAATCGGTTCTGACCGCCGTCGGGTACGACGAACTGGCCGCGCTGAAGTTCGTCGCGCTCGAAGGGGGCCGCGCCGGCCCCGCGAAAGTCTCGTGTTCGGGTCTCGCCGACCGCCTCGACGCGTCGACGCAGACCGCCTCCCGCCGACTCCAGCGTCTCGACGAAGCCGGCTTCCTCGACCGCGACGTGGGCTCTGACGGCCAGTGGGTCTCGCTCACCGAGGAGGGCGAGGCCGCCCTCCGCCGCGAGTACGCCGACTACCGCCGCATCTTCGACGACGGCGACGCCGACACGGTCGAACTCGGCGGCACCGTCACCAGCGGGATGGGCGAGGGCCGCCACTACATCTCCCTGCCCGGCTACATGGAGCAGTTCGAGGAGCGACTGGGCTACGAACCGTTCGCCGGCACGCTCAACGTCGAACTCGACGAGGAGAGCGTCCGCCGCCGCGCCGCAATGGCCTCTCTCGACGCCGTCGGCATCGACGGCTGGGAGGACGACGACCGGACGTTCGGCCCGGCGACGTGCTACGTCGCGACGGTCGAGTACGGGGAGGAGTCGTTCGCCCCCGCGCACATCATCGTCCCCGAGCGAACCCACCACGACGAGTCGAAGGCGGAGATAATCGCGCCGAACAAGCTCAGAGACGAACTCGGTCTCGAAGACGGCGACGACGTGACTGTCGTCGTGGAGGCGGCGTGA
- the prf1 gene encoding peptide chain release factor aRF-1, translating into MSDTDTQSGAEENSDRRKYEFRKVIEELDDYEGSGTQLVTIYIPDDKQISDVVAHVTQEHSEASNIKSKQTRTNVQDALTSIKDRLRYYDTFPPDNGIVIFSGAVNSGGGQTEMVTRVLDSPPEPIQSFRYHCDSNFLTQPLEDMLTDKGLFGLVVLDRREANVGWLKGKRVEAVKSASSLVPGKQRKGGQSAQRFARLRLEAIDNFYQEVAGMADDLFVPERHNMDGILVGGPSPTKDEFLDGGYFHHELQDLVVGKFDVSYTDESGLNDLVDAAQEVLADQEVMKDKSQMEEFFEKLHTGEEATYGFGPTRKNLIMGSVDRLLLSEDLRSDVVVYECPNGHEEYEVVDRRHGDPGHQCTECGEEAEKTDRDDVIEHLMGIAEQRGTETKFISTDFEKGEQLYDAFGGVAGILRYSTGV; encoded by the coding sequence ATGTCGGACACGGATACGCAAAGCGGGGCCGAGGAGAACTCCGACAGGAGGAAGTACGAGTTCCGAAAGGTCATCGAGGAACTCGACGACTACGAGGGGTCGGGCACGCAACTCGTCACCATCTACATCCCGGACGACAAGCAGATTTCCGACGTGGTGGCGCACGTCACCCAGGAGCACTCGGAGGCGTCCAACATCAAGTCCAAGCAGACGCGGACGAACGTGCAGGACGCGCTCACCTCCATCAAGGACCGCCTGCGCTACTACGACACGTTCCCGCCGGACAACGGCATCGTCATCTTCTCCGGCGCAGTGAACTCCGGCGGCGGCCAGACGGAGATGGTCACCCGGGTGCTCGACAGTCCGCCCGAACCCATCCAGTCGTTCCGTTACCACTGCGATTCGAACTTCCTGACGCAACCGTTGGAGGACATGCTGACCGACAAGGGGCTGTTCGGCCTCGTCGTCCTCGACCGCCGCGAGGCGAACGTCGGGTGGCTGAAGGGCAAGCGCGTCGAGGCGGTCAAGTCCGCGTCGTCGCTCGTCCCCGGCAAGCAGCGCAAAGGTGGTCAGTCCGCCCAGCGGTTCGCCCGCCTGCGACTGGAGGCCATCGACAACTTCTACCAAGAGGTCGCCGGGATGGCCGACGACCTGTTCGTCCCCGAGCGTCACAATATGGACGGCATCCTCGTCGGCGGTCCGTCGCCGACGAAAGACGAGTTCCTCGACGGCGGCTACTTCCACCACGAACTCCAGGACCTCGTCGTCGGTAAGTTCGACGTCTCCTACACGGACGAGTCGGGGCTGAACGACCTAGTCGACGCCGCCCAGGAGGTGCTGGCCGACCAGGAGGTGATGAAGGACAAATCCCAGATGGAGGAGTTCTTCGAGAAACTCCACACCGGCGAGGAGGCCACTTACGGCTTCGGTCCCACCCGGAAGAACCTCATCATGGGGTCGGTCGACCGACTGCTGCTGTCGGAGGACCTCCGCTCGGACGTGGTCGTCTACGAGTGCCCCAACGGGCACGAGGAGTACGAGGTAGTGGACCGACGCCACGGCGACCCCGGCCACCAGTGCACCGAGTGCGGCGAGGAAGCCGAGAAGACCGACCGCGACGACGTCATCGAGCACCTGATGGGAATCGCCGAGCAGCGCGGAACGGAGACCAAGTTCATCTCGACGGACTTCGAGAAGGGCGAACAGTTGTACGACGCCTTCGGCGGCGTCGCCGGCATCCTGCGGTACTCGACGGGCGTCTAA
- a CDS encoding bacteriorhodopsin — MATPGSEAIWLWIGTAGMFAGTMYFVARGWGVTDPKQQLFYVLSIFVTTIASVSYLMMATGFGLTQVEVGGVMLDIYWARYADWIFTTPLLLLDLALLAGANRNTMYTLVGLDVLMIATGAIAAFAASAPVRIAWWGVSTVLLLFLLYFLVQALNEAADRQTESVRSLTTRLRNMLIVLWLAYPVVWILGTEGTIGLLPLYYETAAFMVLDLVAKVGFGFILLRSHSVLDQVGQRNPAATPADD, encoded by the coding sequence ATGGCAACACCAGGCAGCGAAGCGATATGGCTGTGGATAGGCACGGCGGGGATGTTCGCGGGGACGATGTACTTCGTCGCCCGCGGGTGGGGCGTCACCGACCCGAAACAACAGTTGTTCTACGTCCTGAGCATCTTCGTGACCACCATCGCGTCCGTCTCGTACCTGATGATGGCCACGGGGTTCGGCCTGACGCAGGTCGAGGTGGGCGGCGTGATGTTGGATATCTACTGGGCGCGGTACGCCGACTGGATATTCACGACGCCGTTGCTGTTGCTCGACCTCGCGCTGTTGGCGGGGGCGAACCGTAACACGATGTACACGCTCGTGGGCCTCGACGTGCTCATGATCGCGACCGGAGCCATCGCGGCGTTCGCCGCGTCGGCACCCGTCCGCATCGCGTGGTGGGGGGTCAGCACCGTTCTGCTGCTGTTCCTCCTGTACTTCCTCGTTCAGGCGCTGAACGAGGCGGCCGACCGGCAGACCGAGTCGGTCCGCAGTCTGACCACCAGGTTGCGCAACATGCTCATCGTGCTGTGGTTGGCCTACCCGGTCGTCTGGATACTGGGGACCGAGGGGACCATCGGCCTCCTCCCCCTGTACTACGAGACGGCCGCGTTCATGGTGCTGGACCTCGTGGCGAAGGTCGGGTTCGGCTTCATCCTCCTGCGAAGCCACAGCGTGCTCGACCAAGTCGGACAGCGGAATCCCGCCGCGACCCCTGCGGACGACTGA
- the ribB gene encoding 3,4-dihydroxy-2-butanone-4-phosphate synthase encodes MAQRTDDAVSRALAAFRAGEPVLVHDFDDREGETDIVYPAGAVGPADVARLRNDAGGLVCVALSHDVAEAVDLPFLDGVIDHPTAADHDLAYDDRSSFSLPVNHRDTFTGITDEDRALTISELSGAAEAALAGGYGAADFAADFRSPGHVNLLRGAPNLLADRKGHTELGLVLADAADLPAAVVVCEMLDDESGAALSPAAARDYARRSDLVYVEGESIVERFA; translated from the coding sequence ATGGCGCAGCGAACCGACGACGCCGTCTCCCGCGCCCTCGCGGCGTTCCGCGCGGGCGAACCGGTCCTCGTCCACGACTTCGACGACCGGGAGGGCGAAACGGACATCGTCTACCCGGCGGGTGCCGTCGGCCCCGCGGACGTTGCCCGACTCCGCAACGACGCCGGCGGCCTCGTCTGCGTCGCCCTCTCGCACGACGTCGCGGAGGCGGTCGACCTCCCGTTCCTCGACGGCGTCATCGACCACCCGACGGCGGCCGACCACGACTTGGCGTACGACGACCGCTCGTCCTTTTCCCTGCCCGTCAACCACCGCGACACGTTCACCGGCATCACCGACGAGGACCGCGCGCTCACCATCTCGGAACTCAGCGGCGCGGCCGAGGCGGCCCTCGCGGGCGGCTACGGCGCCGCCGACTTCGCCGCCGACTTCCGCTCGCCCGGCCACGTCAACCTCCTTCGCGGCGCGCCGAATCTCCTCGCGGACCGAAAGGGACACACCGAACTCGGTCTGGTTCTCGCCGACGCCGCCGACCTCCCGGCGGCCGTCGTCGTCTGCGAGATGCTGGACGACGAATCGGGCGCGGCGCTGTCGCCCGCCGCCGCCCGCGACTACGCGCGCCGGAGCGACCTCGTCTACGTCGAGGGCGAGTCCATCGTCGAGCGGTTCGCCTGA
- the argS gene encoding arginine--tRNA ligase, whose product MFRELRSEVEDAVETALSSLGLPTDDLGVETPPEDVPAVLASSVAFRLAGEVGAPPPKVAVDIAEEIDATPYDYVESAEPQGPYVNFFVSDAYYAETAAAGRDAEYGRLPDTGKDVVVEHTSANPTGPVHVGRARNPILGDAIARLLDFAGNDVERHYYVNDAGRQVAVFTWAYETFDDADLPDPERDRSDYDLVRYYRRGNAYLEDADEEDVAEAEAKIAEIMQGLEAGDEATYERVAVVVDQVLGGMRTSLERLPAEFDEFVKETSFIRGGEADDVVSRLKDSEYAVYEEDAWQLDLSSFGFEKNLVFLRSDGTTLYTTRDLAHHEWKFENYDEAVTVLGEDHKLQAEQLDAALEILGNDTSDLRQTFYSWVNLPEGGMSTREGTGVDLDDLLDESVARAREEVEERLDSRIRDDDLSEADIDRIARQVGIGAVRYDIVSKQPTKGITFEWERALDFEAQSAPYVQYVHARCCGILNEAESAGIEAETDVSLLETDAERDLLRVIARFPAVIEEAAEDLEPHAVATYVREFAETFNRFYRECSVLNAEDDDVAAARLGLVEASQHTVANALSVLGIEAPDSM is encoded by the coding sequence ATGTTCAGAGAACTCCGCTCGGAGGTCGAGGACGCGGTGGAGACCGCGCTCTCTTCGCTCGGCCTGCCGACCGACGACCTCGGCGTCGAAACGCCTCCGGAGGACGTACCGGCGGTGCTCGCCTCCAGCGTCGCCTTCCGATTGGCCGGCGAGGTGGGCGCGCCGCCGCCGAAGGTGGCCGTCGACATCGCCGAAGAGATAGACGCGACGCCGTACGACTACGTCGAATCGGCCGAACCGCAGGGTCCCTACGTCAACTTCTTCGTGAGCGATGCCTACTACGCCGAGACGGCCGCCGCCGGTCGCGACGCCGAGTACGGCCGTCTGCCGGACACCGGCAAAGACGTGGTGGTCGAGCACACCTCCGCGAATCCGACGGGACCGGTCCACGTCGGCCGCGCCCGCAACCCTATCCTCGGCGACGCCATCGCCCGTCTCCTCGATTTCGCCGGCAACGACGTCGAGCGGCACTACTACGTCAACGACGCCGGTCGGCAGGTCGCGGTGTTCACGTGGGCCTACGAGACGTTCGACGACGCCGACCTTCCGGACCCCGAGCGCGACCGCTCGGACTACGACCTCGTGCGCTACTACCGCCGGGGGAACGCCTACCTCGAAGACGCCGACGAGGAGGACGTCGCCGAAGCGGAGGCGAAGATAGCCGAAATCATGCAGGGGCTCGAAGCGGGCGACGAAGCGACGTACGAACGCGTCGCCGTGGTCGTCGACCAAGTGCTCGGCGGGATGCGGACCTCGCTCGAACGCCTCCCGGCGGAGTTCGACGAGTTCGTGAAAGAGACGAGTTTTATCCGGGGCGGCGAGGCCGACGACGTGGTCAGTCGCCTGAAGGACTCCGAGTACGCCGTCTACGAGGAGGACGCCTGGCAACTCGACCTCTCGTCGTTCGGCTTCGAGAAGAACCTCGTCTTTCTTCGGTCCGACGGAACGACGCTGTACACGACGCGCGACCTGGCGCACCACGAGTGGAAGTTCGAGAACTACGACGAGGCCGTGACGGTGCTCGGAGAGGACCACAAACTACAGGCCGAGCAGTTGGACGCCGCCCTCGAAATCCTGGGCAACGACACGAGCGACCTGCGGCAGACGTTCTACTCGTGGGTCAACCTCCCCGAGGGCGGGATGTCCACACGGGAGGGAACGGGCGTCGACCTCGACGACCTCCTGGACGAGTCGGTCGCCCGCGCACGCGAGGAGGTCGAAGAGCGCCTCGACTCCCGCATCCGCGACGACGACCTGAGCGAAGCGGACATCGACCGCATCGCCCGGCAGGTCGGCATCGGCGCCGTCCGCTACGACATCGTCTCGAAACAGCCGACGAAGGGAATCACGTTCGAGTGGGAGCGAGCGCTGGACTTCGAGGCGCAGTCGGCGCCGTACGTCCAGTACGTTCACGCGCGCTGCTGCGGCATCCTGAACGAGGCCGAGTCGGCGGGCATCGAGGCGGAGACGGACGTCTCCCTGCTCGAAACCGACGCGGAACGGGACCTCCTCCGCGTAATCGCCCGCTTCCCGGCGGTGATCGAAGAGGCTGCAGAAGACTTAGAACCGCACGCGGTCGCGACGTACGTCCGCGAATTCGCCGAGACGTTCAATCGGTTCTACCGCGAGTGTTCGGTTCTCAACGCCGAGGACGACGACGTCGCCGCCGCCCGCCTCGGTCTCGTCGAGGCGTCGCAGCACACGGTGGCGAACGCGCTCTCCGTGCTCGGAATCGAGGCGCCCGACTCAATGTAG